From Solwaraspora sp. WMMD1047, the proteins below share one genomic window:
- a CDS encoding toll/interleukin-1 receptor domain-containing protein, producing the protein MEQLDGIPGTSGPASDPGLLHIPTYLCHSYRPADRDVNQYFHDLCWDEGFAFTVDSPLRRLSTTRLEMMMRSSAAFLAVVTRREDQPHYRCSPYMVYEHGLAVQAHKPRLVLLERNVSGSHFPQSQHTLVFDRNTLRRSRDEIRAKLRLLAAESRAYVNIGNRALGDVGLLLPATTRHRAAAEVIRELLDEAGYTAVDLDLDDLDSARMATQLDRLDFVVGEIGDPDLAQQMAYLQGRFVPSIKLQHQPPTRPSASIPRLFLDRSLEMAGSAGEAVLRWSDPDQLRRELRERIRELSESRSEFATKDEGTAYFRSLGQIRGPVFVSNAGADNGLARGIVDRLRGYNIRPFHYMYENSIRPGEFWKNELPRKVAESRVFVPLISQAYWKSDYCRQEFETALELHRQRKLLMVPCFLGQSDGPEIEVHGISLVDLRDAERIERIVAYLDGELLVPGGPDVPPTRAADRDGPSPRLGLEITIAPPPDYDDLYRRLKRPDQNDKP; encoded by the coding sequence ATGGAACAGCTCGACGGCATCCCCGGGACTTCCGGACCGGCATCTGACCCGGGCCTGCTCCACATCCCGACCTACCTGTGCCACAGCTACCGGCCAGCTGACCGGGACGTCAACCAGTACTTCCACGACCTGTGCTGGGACGAGGGTTTCGCCTTCACCGTCGACTCGCCGCTGCGCCGGCTCTCCACCACCCGGCTGGAGATGATGATGCGCTCCAGCGCCGCCTTCCTGGCCGTGGTCACCCGCCGCGAGGACCAGCCGCACTACCGCTGCTCGCCGTACATGGTCTACGAGCACGGCCTGGCGGTGCAGGCGCACAAGCCCCGGCTGGTGCTGCTGGAACGCAACGTCTCCGGCTCGCACTTCCCGCAGTCCCAGCACACGCTGGTGTTCGACCGCAACACGCTGCGGCGCAGCCGCGACGAGATCCGGGCCAAGCTGCGGCTGCTCGCCGCCGAGAGCCGGGCGTACGTCAACATCGGCAACCGGGCGCTCGGCGACGTCGGCCTGCTGCTGCCGGCCACCACGCGCCACCGGGCCGCCGCCGAGGTGATCCGGGAGCTGCTGGACGAGGCCGGCTACACCGCCGTCGACCTGGACCTCGACGACCTGGACAGCGCCCGGATGGCGACCCAGCTGGACCGGCTGGACTTCGTCGTCGGCGAGATCGGCGACCCGGACCTGGCCCAGCAGATGGCGTACCTGCAGGGCCGGTTCGTCCCGTCGATAAAGCTGCAGCACCAGCCGCCGACCCGGCCGAGCGCCAGCATCCCCCGCCTGTTCCTGGACCGTTCCCTGGAGATGGCCGGCTCGGCCGGTGAGGCGGTGCTGCGCTGGAGCGATCCCGACCAGCTCCGCCGGGAGCTGCGCGAGCGGATCCGCGAGCTGTCGGAGTCGCGCAGCGAGTTCGCCACCAAGGACGAGGGTACGGCGTACTTCCGCAGCCTCGGGCAGATCCGGGGACCGGTCTTCGTCAGCAACGCCGGCGCCGACAACGGCCTGGCCCGGGGCATCGTCGACCGGCTGCGCGGCTACAACATCCGGCCCTTCCACTACATGTACGAGAACAGCATCCGACCCGGCGAGTTCTGGAAGAACGAGCTGCCCCGCAAGGTCGCCGAGAGCCGGGTCTTCGTGCCGCTGATCAGCCAGGCGTACTGGAAGAGCGACTACTGCCGGCAGGAGTTCGAGACCGCGCTGGAGCTGCACCGGCAGCGCAAGCTGCTGATGGTGCCCTGCTTCCTCGGCCAGTCCGACGGCCCGGAGATCGAGGTGCACGGCATCTCCCTCGTCGATCTGCGCGACGCCGAGCGGATCGAGCGGATCGTGGCCTATCTGGACGGTGAGCTGCTGGTGCCGGGCGGTCCGGATGTGCCGCCGACCCGGGCGGCCGACCGCGACGGGCCGTCGCCCCGGCTCGGCCTGGAGATCACCATCGCCCCGCCACCGGACTACGACGATCTCTACCGGCGCCTCAAGCGCCCCGACCAGAACGACAAGCCCTGA